One window of the Pseudoxanthomonas sp. CF385 genome contains the following:
- a CDS encoding VOC family protein, producing MSTQIFVNLPVRDLDKAKAFFNALGYAVNPQFTDANAACLVISDTIYVMLLVEPFFQGFTRKPLCDARTHTEVLLCLSVDSRSSVDAMVAKALAAGGREPMEAKDYGFMYQRGFEDLDGHLWEVVHMDESGAPAE from the coding sequence ATGAGCACCCAGATCTTCGTCAATCTTCCTGTGCGCGACCTCGACAAGGCCAAGGCCTTCTTCAACGCGCTGGGCTATGCGGTGAATCCGCAGTTCACCGATGCCAATGCGGCCTGCCTCGTCATCAGCGACACGATCTACGTGATGCTGCTGGTGGAGCCGTTCTTCCAGGGGTTCACGCGCAAGCCGCTCTGCGACGCGCGCACGCACACCGAAGTGCTGCTCTGCCTGTCGGTCGACAGCCGCAGCAGCGTGGATGCGATGGTCGCCAAGGCGCTGGCGGCGGGCGGTCGCGAGCCGATGGAAGCGAAGGATTACGGCTTCATGTACCAGCGCGGCTTCGAAGATCTCGACGGCCACCTCTGGGAAGTCGTGCACATGGACGAGAGCGGTGCCCCCGCCGAGTGA
- a CDS encoding NHL repeat-containing protein, with protein MSRHAWMWVVVVLTTTAIAATFLFTPRFPVPVPDAGPPLTPFGWTADRTLAAGDGVRGMRDGTAAQARFDDPWGIVVMEDGTRYVADAGDTNRIRRIAPDGTVSTLAGGIEGFSDGTGSAAAFNTPSALARDLDDNLYVADTGNHAIRRITPQGVVTTIAGTGEPGYRDGPGAQAQFNGPVGVAVDGRGRILVADTYNDRVRVIGRDGQVTTLAGGETPGFLDGTGTQARFDTPTAVAVDATGIVWVADLRNDAIRRIEPHGGVSTLPLRPDSATTMGPRRPLGLALTHDGNLYVGELYTGRVMQVMRDGRWHVLSGHLPGQRLSRPAGLAVDAAGRVHFTDAGSHRVHRLAPLAAGAAPTASPVGPSPADPLPDTAGRWPLAPQDGWHEVVGTLGEVRGDYEGESRHHLHGGLDIRGDVGATVLAIAHGKVSSPSAAWGFDGLGEGLGVGALDYIHMKVGRTPRGDLLDPARFQLLHDSTGDPARIRVRRGTRFAPGDALGTVNRMAHVHLSIGPSGYERNAIGLGFTGFTDAYAPRIDQVALFDTLDQPIEAKQDGRIVVPRGLQGVRIVVEAWDQVDRNLPRRRLGLYALGYQLLHDDGTPVAGYEAPRMNIDFQRLPSDDAVQIAYAPGSGITVHGSAVTRFRYSVTNTVRDGLWGEGAWQADEVPAGDYLLRISARDHSGNEAQARRDLKLRLP; from the coding sequence ATGAGCCGTCACGCATGGATGTGGGTCGTCGTGGTGCTGACGACCACGGCGATCGCCGCGACCTTCCTGTTCACGCCGCGGTTTCCGGTGCCCGTGCCCGATGCCGGACCGCCGCTGACGCCGTTCGGTTGGACAGCGGACCGGACGCTGGCGGCGGGTGACGGCGTGCGCGGCATGCGCGACGGCACCGCTGCGCAGGCGCGTTTCGATGATCCGTGGGGCATCGTCGTCATGGAGGACGGCACGCGCTATGTCGCCGATGCGGGCGACACCAACCGCATCCGCCGCATCGCCCCCGACGGCACGGTCAGTACGCTGGCCGGTGGCATCGAAGGGTTCTCGGACGGCACCGGCAGCGCTGCCGCGTTCAACACGCCCTCCGCGCTCGCGCGCGATCTCGACGACAACCTGTACGTGGCCGACACCGGCAACCATGCCATCCGGCGGATCACGCCGCAGGGCGTGGTGACCACCATCGCCGGCACGGGCGAGCCCGGCTACCGCGACGGGCCGGGCGCGCAGGCGCAGTTCAACGGGCCGGTCGGCGTGGCCGTGGACGGACGGGGACGCATCCTCGTCGCCGACACCTACAACGACCGTGTCCGCGTGATCGGTCGCGATGGCCAGGTCACGACGCTGGCCGGCGGCGAAACGCCGGGCTTCCTCGACGGCACCGGCACGCAAGCCCGTTTCGACACGCCGACGGCGGTGGCCGTGGATGCGACCGGCATCGTCTGGGTCGCGGACCTCCGCAACGATGCGATCCGGCGCATCGAGCCGCATGGCGGCGTCAGCACGCTGCCGCTGCGTCCCGACTCGGCCACCACGATGGGGCCGCGCCGCCCGCTCGGCCTCGCGCTCACGCACGACGGCAACCTCTACGTCGGTGAGCTGTACACCGGACGGGTGATGCAGGTGATGCGCGACGGCCGCTGGCATGTGCTGTCGGGCCACCTGCCCGGTCAGCGTCTGTCGCGTCCGGCGGGACTGGCGGTGGATGCGGCCGGTCGCGTGCATTTCACCGATGCGGGCAGCCATCGCGTGCACCGGCTTGCGCCGTTGGCCGCAGGCGCAGCGCCGACCGCATCGCCAGTGGGACCTTCGCCGGCCGATCCATTGCCCGACACGGCCGGCCGGTGGCCCCTCGCCCCGCAGGACGGCTGGCACGAGGTGGTCGGCACGCTGGGCGAAGTGCGTGGCGACTACGAGGGCGAGAGTCGCCATCACTTGCACGGCGGCCTGGATATCCGCGGCGATGTCGGTGCGACGGTGCTGGCGATCGCGCACGGCAAGGTCAGCAGTCCGTCCGCGGCGTGGGGATTCGATGGCCTGGGCGAAGGTCTGGGCGTGGGTGCGTTGGACTACATCCACATGAAGGTGGGGCGCACGCCGCGCGGCGACCTGCTCGACCCGGCGCGCTTCCAGCTGCTGCACGATTCCACCGGCGATCCTGCCCGCATCCGCGTGCGCCGCGGCACCCGCTTCGCGCCGGGCGATGCGCTGGGCACGGTGAACCGGATGGCGCACGTGCACCTCTCGATCGGCCCGTCCGGCTACGAGCGCAACGCCATCGGCCTCGGCTTCACCGGCTTCACCGATGCCTATGCGCCCCGCATCGACCAGGTGGCGCTGTTCGACACGCTGGACCAACCCATCGAGGCGAAGCAGGACGGTCGCATCGTCGTGCCGCGCGGGCTTCAGGGCGTACGCATCGTCGTGGAGGCGTGGGACCAGGTGGATCGCAACCTGCCGCGCCGACGCCTGGGCCTGTATGCGCTCGGTTACCAGCTGCTGCATGACGACGGCACCCCGGTCGCCGGGTACGAAGCGCCGCGCATGAACATCGACTTCCAGCGCCTGCCGTCCGACGACGCGGTGCAGATCGCCTACGCCCCGGGCAGCGGCATCACCGTGCACGGCAGCGCCGTCACCCGGTTCCGCTACAGCGTCACCAACACCGTGCGCGATGGCCTGTGGGGTGAAGGCGCCTGGCAGGCCGACGAGGTGCCGGCCGGTGACTACCTGTTGCGCATCTCCGCGCGCGACCACAGCGGCAACGAGGCGCAGGCCCGGCGCGACCTGAAGCTGCGGCTGCCGTAG
- a CDS encoding DUF11 domain-containing protein has protein sequence MSRNVLGGLRLRGASCLSLPLVSMRRAVSPPRRRLARLIGRAGLLLVGVSAAGSALALLTGTWTANGSSSATTNASGITVTWTGNANQNYANGTFNATNNSWWTDPYGGTVNNGASLVMLHDTGTRTYTVTFSKPVDNPVLHIDRLGGAIDSDPNSSRWTLTGSASQGGTVTLSRLSGNAQFVVQPAQNRFFRQLGAFSGDADAECRTGNAASVARGTACGSVQFNGTGVTSLSFSIDLTGPTGGDELEMRWSFDGAKVVVRKQTVGGTGTFGITASDALTQAFNLTTTAANTPVASSTYAITNHAAPITLTEAQVAGYVLTGATCIDQSGATVTATVNATARQVVIPAANYRANQTLTCTLTNTRQSTLALAKRWVNAAINDTAALSATGGTNAASLASTANTASETDTGAAVAVAAGNVITLAETLGAGNARTYTASAWSCTGGNLSGNTLTLAAAHTGLDIVCTITNTARLTDLSISKTPDAPSAVSGDLRTFTVLVTNAGPEAADGAIVTDTPGAGLTCPPAGTPITCTANGGAQCPAGALAGLVGGGVSIPALPAGGTVTFLVPCRVTATGQP, from the coding sequence ATGTCGCGCAATGTCTTGGGTGGTCTGCGCCTGCGGGGCGCTTCGTGTCTCTCTCTTCCCCTGGTCTCGATGCGCCGTGCGGTGTCACCGCCGCGTCGCCGGTTGGCGCGCCTGATCGGACGCGCCGGGCTGTTGCTCGTGGGCGTGTCCGCCGCCGGCTCGGCCCTCGCCCTGCTGACGGGCACCTGGACCGCCAACGGATCCAGCTCCGCCACGACGAACGCCAGTGGCATCACGGTGACGTGGACCGGCAACGCCAACCAGAACTACGCCAACGGCACCTTCAACGCCACCAACAACAGCTGGTGGACCGATCCCTACGGCGGCACCGTCAACAACGGTGCGTCGCTGGTGATGCTGCACGACACCGGTACCCGCACCTACACCGTCACCTTCAGCAAGCCGGTCGACAACCCGGTGCTGCACATCGACCGTCTCGGCGGAGCGATCGACAGCGACCCCAACAGTTCGCGCTGGACGTTGACCGGCTCGGCGTCGCAGGGCGGCACGGTCACCCTGAGCCGCCTGAGCGGCAACGCGCAGTTCGTGGTGCAGCCGGCGCAGAATCGGTTCTTCCGCCAGCTCGGCGCATTCTCCGGTGATGCGGATGCGGAATGCCGCACCGGCAATGCCGCATCGGTCGCGCGCGGCACCGCCTGCGGCTCGGTGCAGTTCAACGGCACCGGCGTCACCAGCCTGAGCTTCAGCATCGATCTGACCGGTCCGACCGGCGGCGACGAGCTGGAGATGCGCTGGAGCTTCGACGGCGCGAAGGTGGTGGTGCGCAAGCAGACGGTCGGGGGTACCGGCACCTTCGGCATCACCGCCAGCGACGCGCTGACGCAGGCGTTCAACCTGACCACCACCGCAGCGAACACGCCGGTGGCGTCGAGTACGTACGCGATCACCAACCATGCGGCGCCGATCACGCTCACCGAAGCGCAGGTGGCCGGCTATGTGCTGACCGGCGCCACCTGCATCGACCAGAGCGGTGCCACCGTGACGGCCACGGTCAACGCCACCGCGCGCCAGGTGGTGATTCCCGCCGCGAACTACCGCGCCAACCAGACGCTGACCTGCACGTTGACCAACACGCGGCAGTCGACGCTGGCGCTCGCCAAGCGTTGGGTGAACGCGGCCATCAACGACACCGCCGCGCTGTCGGCGACCGGGGGCACCAACGCCGCCAGCCTGGCGTCCACGGCCAATACCGCGTCCGAAACCGACACCGGTGCCGCGGTCGCGGTGGCGGCGGGCAACGTCATCACGCTGGCCGAGACGCTGGGTGCCGGCAATGCGCGCACCTACACGGCCAGCGCCTGGAGCTGCACCGGCGGCAACCTCAGCGGCAACACGCTGACGCTGGCCGCGGCGCACACCGGGTTGGACATCGTCTGCACGATCACCAACACGGCGCGATTGACGGACCTGTCGATCAGCAAGACCCCGGATGCGCCGAGCGCGGTGTCCGGCGACCTGCGCACGTTCACCGTGCTGGTGACGAACGCGGGCCCGGAGGCGGCCGATGGCGCCATCGTCACCGACACGCCGGGCGCCGGACTGACATGTCCGCCGGCCGGCACGCCGATCACCTGCACTGCCAACGGCGGCGCACAGTGCCCTGCCGGCGCGCTCGCCGGCCTGGTGGGGGGCGGCGTTTCGATACCCGCGCTGCCCGCGGGGGGCACGGTCACCTTCCTGGTGCCCTGCCGCGTCACCGCCACCGGGCAGCCCTGA
- a CDS encoding DUF2235 domain-containing protein, whose amino-acid sequence MGGGRYPDGVATHPATQEDLATFVQAREQIAAFDAPILVDGGRTQDRLFIAAFDGTGNSVHKDAPENLTNVARIREQVEALHKRGEASQIATGYVEGPGTQTGLPGVVDAMGGGTYEARMEEMYLQFTHKAAAWLKENPGADIRIAAIGFSRGAEQAAGFTRLVEERGIQDPVGMQVVRDARGFIERLEFTRPPLREPGTVIQAVGLFDPVGTGEPRNHDRRLPPSVVSGFQITAEDERRNLFQSTRVLDPGVTDGGRFLNVTVAGAHSDIGGSYTLDGLSIRSGNLMIDYLNALSDPPFLQKREEPTDPARNVIHRSEDHQFFYRTSVYDKEGIRGRQEELAPSNLCRIDCLDAQPRNAAMAEGLRWRPVEIGPTPVAASPASMVEPLLQAAKQGDGTAIDRIGREHLHSEQGQAWLQAGQHRLREAEPIVHAPVEPQREPAALAR is encoded by the coding sequence ATGGGCGGTGGCCGATATCCGGATGGCGTTGCGACGCACCCGGCGACGCAGGAAGATCTGGCGACCTTCGTGCAGGCGCGGGAGCAGATCGCGGCATTCGACGCTCCCATCCTGGTGGATGGTGGGCGGACTCAGGATCGCCTGTTCATCGCGGCATTCGATGGCACCGGCAACAGCGTGCACAAGGATGCGCCGGAGAACCTCACGAACGTAGCGAGGATCCGCGAGCAGGTCGAGGCGCTCCACAAGCGGGGCGAGGCTTCGCAGATCGCGACGGGGTATGTCGAAGGGCCCGGAACCCAGACGGGTTTGCCCGGTGTCGTGGATGCGATGGGAGGCGGCACCTACGAGGCCAGGATGGAGGAGATGTACCTCCAGTTCACCCACAAGGCCGCCGCATGGCTGAAGGAGAACCCCGGTGCCGATATCCGCATCGCCGCCATCGGTTTCAGTCGTGGCGCGGAGCAGGCGGCCGGCTTCACGCGCCTGGTCGAGGAGCGTGGGATCCAGGATCCCGTGGGCATGCAGGTGGTGCGCGATGCACGCGGGTTCATCGAACGGCTGGAGTTCACGCGCCCACCCCTACGCGAACCCGGCACCGTCATCCAGGCCGTCGGCCTGTTCGATCCGGTGGGGACCGGCGAGCCGCGGAACCATGATCGCCGCCTGCCGCCCTCGGTCGTGTCGGGGTTCCAGATCACCGCCGAGGACGAGCGGCGCAACCTGTTCCAGTCCACCCGCGTCCTCGATCCCGGCGTTACCGACGGTGGCCGCTTCCTCAACGTCACCGTGGCGGGTGCGCACAGCGACATCGGCGGCAGCTATACGCTGGACGGCCTGTCGATCCGCAGCGGCAACCTGATGATCGACTACCTCAACGCGCTGAGCGATCCCCCGTTCCTGCAGAAGCGGGAAGAACCCACCGACCCCGCGCGCAACGTCATCCACCGTTCCGAAGACCACCAGTTCTTCTATCGCACCTCCGTGTACGACAAGGAAGGCATCCGCGGGCGGCAGGAAGAACTCGCGCCATCGAACCTGTGCAGGATCGACTGCCTCGACGCCCAGCCGCGCAATGCGGCGATGGCGGAGGGCTTGCGTTGGCGTCCGGTGGAGATCGGACCGACGCCGGTCGCGGCGTCGCCAGCAAGCATGGTCGAGCCGTTGTTGCAGGCGGCGAAGCAGGGCGATGGCACCGCCATCGACCGGATCGGGCGCGAACACCTGCACAGCGAGCAGGGGCAGGCCTGGCTGCAGGCCGGGCAGCACCGGTTGCGGGAGGCTGAGCCGATCGTGCACGCGCCCGTGGAGCCGCAGCGGGAGCCTGCCGCGCTCGCGCGCTGA
- a CDS encoding isoaspartyl peptidase/L-asparaginase, which translates to MRNGVLVAVDAPVLVIHGGAGVERAGMTPADEAAARTALEAALRAGHAQLKAGKPALDAVTAAITVLEDAPQFNAGRGAVFTHDGKNELDSSIMDGATGKAGAVAGVHRVKNPITLARTVMDKSRHVMMVGGGAEAFAKEQGITLVDPSYFRTEKRWQQLQNALKEEKQAQASNTPLELPGKAYFGTVGALALDAKGLLAAGTSTGGMTNKRYGRVGDSPIIGAGTWADDRCAVSGTGWGEYYIRAAAAHEICARVRLAGQGLVRAADGVINRDIPKAGGDGGAIALGADGSMAFPFNTEGMYRGWIGADGVPHVAIYKEDPLPAR; encoded by the coding sequence GTGCGCAACGGCGTGCTGGTGGCGGTGGACGCGCCGGTGCTGGTGATCCATGGCGGCGCGGGCGTCGAACGTGCCGGTATGACGCCGGCCGACGAAGCCGCCGCGCGCACCGCGCTGGAAGCCGCACTCCGCGCCGGCCATGCGCAGTTGAAGGCGGGCAAGCCGGCACTGGATGCCGTGACCGCCGCCATCACCGTGCTGGAGGACGCCCCGCAGTTCAACGCGGGCCGCGGCGCGGTGTTCACCCACGACGGCAAGAACGAACTGGATTCCTCGATCATGGACGGCGCCACCGGCAAGGCCGGTGCGGTCGCCGGCGTGCACCGGGTCAAGAATCCGATCACCCTGGCGCGCACGGTGATGGACAAGTCGCGCCACGTGATGATGGTGGGCGGTGGTGCCGAAGCGTTCGCGAAGGAGCAGGGCATCACCCTGGTCGATCCGTCGTACTTCCGCACCGAGAAGCGCTGGCAGCAGTTGCAGAATGCCTTGAAGGAAGAGAAACAGGCGCAGGCGAGCAACACCCCGCTGGAACTTCCGGGCAAGGCCTACTTCGGCACGGTCGGCGCGCTGGCGTTGGACGCGAAGGGCCTGCTGGCCGCGGGGACGTCCACCGGCGGCATGACCAACAAGCGCTACGGCCGCGTGGGCGATTCGCCCATCATCGGCGCCGGCACGTGGGCTGACGACCGCTGCGCGGTATCGGGTACCGGCTGGGGCGAGTACTACATCCGCGCGGCGGCCGCGCACGAGATCTGCGCCCGCGTACGCCTGGCCGGCCAGGGCTTGGTCCGCGCCGCGGACGGGGTGATCAACCGCGACATCCCCAAGGCCGGCGGCGACGGCGGCGCGATCGCGCTCGGCGCCGACGGCAGCATGGCCTTCCCGTTCAATACCGAGGGCATGTACCGCGGCTGGATCGGCGCCGACGGCGTGCCGCACGTGGCGATCTACAAGGAAGACCCGCTGCCCGCGCGCTGA
- a CDS encoding sigma-70 family RNA polymerase sigma factor, whose protein sequence is MPTEFDAWFVREVLVHERALALFLQRHWPHRDEWHDLRQEVYARVYEAAGRVRPDAPKAFLFTTARHLMTDRLRRSRVVSIESVGDFESSNVYLIDEVSPERWTGTRQALKRVVEALDRLPDRCREVVWLRRVEELPQKAVAARLGISEKTVEKHLAKGMRLIADHLYGGDDAYAPGGRRNARLVMDEDDGHDRQQAD, encoded by the coding sequence ATGCCCACCGAATTCGACGCGTGGTTCGTCCGCGAGGTGCTCGTCCACGAACGGGCGCTGGCGCTGTTCCTGCAACGCCACTGGCCGCACCGCGACGAGTGGCACGACCTGCGCCAGGAGGTCTACGCACGCGTCTACGAAGCGGCCGGCCGGGTACGTCCGGACGCCCCCAAGGCCTTCCTGTTCACCACCGCGCGCCACCTGATGACCGACCGCCTGCGGCGCAGCCGGGTGGTGTCGATCGAGTCGGTGGGTGATTTCGAGTCCTCGAACGTCTACCTGATCGACGAGGTGTCGCCCGAGCGCTGGACCGGGACCCGCCAGGCGCTCAAGCGCGTGGTGGAGGCCCTGGACCGACTCCCCGACCGCTGCCGCGAAGTGGTGTGGCTGCGGCGCGTGGAGGAGTTGCCGCAGAAGGCGGTCGCCGCGCGCCTGGGCATCAGCGAGAAGACCGTGGAAAAACATCTGGCCAAGGGGATGCGCCTGATCGCCGACCATCTTTACGGCGGCGACGACGCGTACGCGCCGGGCGGGCGCAGGAATGCCCGCCTCGTCATGGACGAGGACGACGGACATGACCGACAGCAGGCAGATTGA
- a CDS encoding YciI family protein — translation MKVMVIVKASPESEAGEMPSTELLTEMGKFNEALVKAGIMLAGEGLHPTSRGARVRFDGRQRTVVDGPFGETKELIAGFWLWQVRSLDEAIEWIKRAPFDGGAEIELRPVFEAEDFGDALTPELREQEARLAADVRARTQP, via the coding sequence ATGAAAGTGATGGTCATCGTGAAGGCCAGCCCCGAATCCGAAGCCGGCGAGATGCCGAGCACCGAATTGCTGACCGAGATGGGCAAGTTCAACGAAGCGCTGGTCAAGGCCGGCATCATGCTGGCCGGCGAGGGCCTGCACCCCACGTCGCGCGGCGCGCGCGTGCGTTTCGACGGCCGCCAGCGCACCGTCGTCGACGGACCGTTCGGCGAAACGAAGGAGCTCATCGCCGGCTTCTGGCTGTGGCAGGTCCGCTCGCTGGACGAGGCCATCGAGTGGATCAAGCGCGCGCCGTTCGATGGCGGCGCCGAGATCGAGCTGCGTCCCGTGTTCGAAGCCGAGGACTTCGGCGACGCGCTGACGCCCGAACTGCGCGAGCAGGAAGCGCGCCTGGCGGCCGATGTGCGCGCCCGTACGCAACCGTGA
- a CDS encoding energy transducer TonB: MLRLSLGRDVAMRKVWGIGLLLVAFNAASAEPAPKPIHFRAQARVALDAQGVPQRVDVDPKLPAVVRAAIAQRVGQWRFEPARVDDQPRAGVTTVFMDACAVPSENGDMRLAVDYGWNGPGYAEGRYFHPAPRYPVDAARRGAEGDFRVVLQVGADGRAAVETIEARKGQLRLFEDALRTWVSVLRYVPEEIDGAPVTTRIAIPVDFSMGGFNSRAYERQEREARQRSPECRAAMGEDADDAPQRPVVLDSPFRPVSTG; encoded by the coding sequence ATGCTGCGCCTGTCCCTGGGGAGAGACGTCGCCATGCGCAAGGTGTGGGGAATCGGGCTGCTGCTGGTGGCCTTCAACGCGGCGTCGGCCGAGCCGGCGCCCAAGCCGATCCATTTCCGTGCCCAGGCCCGCGTCGCACTGGATGCGCAGGGCGTGCCGCAGCGCGTGGATGTCGATCCGAAGCTGCCGGCCGTGGTCCGCGCCGCGATCGCGCAGCGCGTGGGGCAGTGGCGTTTCGAGCCGGCCCGTGTCGACGACCAGCCGCGCGCGGGCGTCACCACCGTCTTCATGGACGCGTGCGCCGTACCCTCCGAAAACGGCGACATGCGCCTGGCGGTGGACTACGGCTGGAATGGCCCGGGCTACGCCGAGGGGCGATATTTCCATCCAGCGCCGCGCTATCCCGTCGATGCGGCGAGGCGTGGCGCGGAAGGGGACTTCCGCGTTGTGCTGCAGGTCGGTGCTGATGGCCGCGCCGCCGTCGAGACGATCGAAGCCCGCAAGGGGCAGCTCAGGCTGTTCGAAGACGCCCTGCGCACGTGGGTGTCCGTATTGCGTTATGTCCCCGAAGAAATCGACGGCGCGCCCGTCACCACGCGCATCGCGATTCCGGTCGATTTCTCGATGGGTGGCTTCAACAGCCGGGCGTACGAACGGCAGGAGCGCGAAGCCCGGCAGCGTTCGCCCGAATGCAGGGCGGCGATGGGCGAGGATGCCGACGACGCGCCTCAGCGCCCCGTCGTGCTGGATTCGCCGTTCAGGCCGGTCTCGACCGGGTGA
- a CDS encoding FecR domain-containing protein, with protein MTDSRQIEQQAADWLVRRDAGDWAPHDQQALEAWLSASARHKVAFLRLESAWSEAGRLQAFAAGLPAGGPPPRALTDAPARPDLRDLRFAPRGVVARPGRWRHGIAATLAAVAVGSAAWGGWQLTGRQEAHYVSAVGQVQTVTLPDGSTATLSSDSQLDVQISRSERRLALARGEAFFDVAHDTRRPFVVEAQGRRVAAVGTRFSVRRNPDDVRVVVTEGKVRLDSGLAADGRAQPVALLPAGSVATAGRNGVLVRSVPVADAERYLEWRDGFLTFDDTSLADAAAEFNRFNTRKLELGDASVADLRVGGNFRWSNADGFVRLLEQGFPVRAERHEDRIVLHAR; from the coding sequence ATGACCGACAGCAGGCAGATTGAACAACAGGCGGCCGACTGGCTGGTCCGCCGCGACGCAGGAGACTGGGCCCCGCACGACCAGCAGGCGCTGGAGGCGTGGCTGTCGGCATCCGCGCGCCACAAGGTCGCCTTCCTTCGGCTTGAATCCGCGTGGTCCGAAGCCGGTCGCCTGCAGGCCTTCGCTGCGGGCCTGCCGGCCGGGGGCCCACCACCGCGTGCGCTGACCGATGCACCCGCACGGCCCGACCTGCGCGATCTCCGTTTCGCGCCACGCGGCGTGGTCGCACGCCCCGGCCGCTGGCGGCACGGCATCGCCGCCACGTTGGCGGCGGTCGCCGTGGGCTCCGCCGCCTGGGGCGGCTGGCAGCTGACCGGGCGTCAGGAAGCGCACTACGTGAGCGCGGTCGGCCAGGTGCAGACGGTGACGCTGCCGGACGGCTCCACCGCCACGCTCAGCAGCGACAGTCAGCTGGATGTGCAGATCAGCCGCAGCGAGCGCCGTCTCGCGCTGGCGCGCGGCGAAGCGTTCTTCGACGTGGCCCACGACACCCGCCGCCCGTTCGTCGTGGAAGCGCAGGGCCGGCGCGTCGCCGCCGTGGGTACGCGTTTCTCGGTGCGCCGCAACCCCGACGACGTGCGTGTGGTGGTGACCGAAGGCAAGGTGCGCCTGGACAGCGGCCTGGCCGCCGATGGCCGCGCCCAACCCGTCGCCTTGCTGCCGGCCGGCAGCGTGGCCACCGCCGGACGCAACGGCGTGCTGGTGCGCTCGGTCCCGGTGGCCGACGCCGAACGCTACCTGGAGTGGCGCGACGGCTTCCTGACCTTCGATGACACCTCGCTGGCCGACGCGGCCGCCGAGTTCAACCGCTTCAACACGCGCAAGCTGGAGCTGGGGGATGCCTCGGTGGCCGACCTGCGGGTGGGCGGCAACTTCCGCTGGTCCAATGCCGATGGCTTCGTGCGCCTGCTGGAACAGGGGTTCCCGGTGCGCGCCGAGCGGCACGAGGACCGCATCGTGCTGCATGCGCGCTAG